The Halosimplex litoreum genome has a window encoding:
- a CDS encoding DUF7504 family protein, which translates to MTEGVRRATQGERASDGGASDARTGRDGSVALVYERAFTANAASQLDRALDVGAERSVLAILYRHDVRSWTTALRSHCDRVDSAAAVAVGPTSAGCGRDDAAVRTVSDPTDLTGVGIAVGEWLRARDTDEEPVVCLDSLSTLLQYADPERAFRFLHGLRTQVRSADATAFVSVDPGAHDEATLGTFRALFDAVVTGESATAETDDGESATADGRPVATDGGASEAPDGPVSGSE; encoded by the coding sequence ATGACCGAGGGTGTCAGGCGGGCGACCCAGGGTGAACGAGCGAGCGACGGCGGTGCGAGCGATGCGCGGACGGGTCGGGACGGGTCGGTCGCGTTAGTGTACGAGCGGGCGTTCACGGCGAACGCTGCGAGCCAGCTCGACCGCGCGCTCGACGTCGGTGCCGAGCGGAGCGTGCTCGCGATACTGTATCGCCACGACGTGCGGTCGTGGACGACCGCGCTCCGAAGCCACTGTGACCGGGTCGACTCGGCCGCGGCGGTCGCCGTCGGGCCGACGTCGGCCGGTTGCGGGCGCGACGACGCGGCCGTCCGAACCGTCTCCGATCCGACGGATCTCACGGGTGTCGGCATCGCCGTCGGCGAGTGGTTGCGGGCCCGCGACACGGACGAAGAGCCCGTCGTCTGTCTGGACTCGCTGTCGACGCTGCTGCAGTACGCCGACCCCGAGCGGGCCTTCCGGTTCCTCCACGGTCTGCGGACGCAAGTCCGCTCGGCGGATGCCACGGCGTTCGTCTCCGTCGACCCGGGCGCTCACGACGAGGCGACGCTAGGCACGTTCCGGGCGCTGTTCGACGCCGTCGTCACGGGCGAGTCGGCGACCGCGGAGACGGACGACGGCGAGTCGGCGACCGCGGACGGTCGGCCGGTGGCGACGGACGGCGGCGCCTCGGAGGCTCCGGACGGGCCGGTGAGCGGCTCCGAGTGA
- a CDS encoding NUDIX hydrolase produces the protein MTAVDNLWFLATEARQAAEQVYHRLTDRYDEFVEFRTTRAVSRDRFRTVAERIEAQGLPYGAHTLAYRPSGELLLVEQAAIDTWVLPGGEVEPDESVREGARRELGEEAGVDVTYDGLGILGEVRFRSDGHETWGVLPIFEGEADSTDPEVCDPDGEITDARWFDELPENTRDRSVLREWREKRFGE, from the coding sequence ATGACCGCCGTCGACAACCTCTGGTTCCTCGCCACCGAGGCCCGCCAGGCGGCCGAACAGGTGTATCACCGCTTGACCGACCGCTACGACGAGTTCGTCGAGTTCCGGACCACCCGAGCCGTCTCCCGCGACCGCTTTCGCACCGTCGCCGAGCGTATCGAAGCGCAGGGACTCCCCTACGGCGCCCACACGCTCGCCTACCGCCCCTCCGGCGAGCTCTTGCTCGTCGAGCAGGCCGCCATCGACACCTGGGTGCTCCCCGGCGGCGAGGTCGAACCCGACGAGTCCGTCCGCGAGGGCGCCCGACGCGAACTCGGCGAAGAGGCCGGGGTGGACGTGACCTACGACGGCCTGGGGATCCTCGGCGAAGTCCGCTTCCGCAGCGACGGCCACGAGACGTGGGGCGTCCTCCCCATCTTCGAAGGGGAAGCCGACTCGACCGACCCCGAGGTGTGCGACCCCGACGGCGAGATCACCGACGCGCGCTGGTTCGACGAACTGCCCGAGAACACCCGCGACCGGTCGGTCCTGCGGGAGTGGCGCGAGAAGCGGTTCGGCGAGTGA
- a CDS encoding RNA-binding protein: MASVPLHYVDLRAFCYVTEDEERVESALRALLPEEFEIERATSEGHHGDRIVVLSARVERADEIRHVLDRLGELDDIDAVVSELDERVDDNCAFYLTLDKQAAFSDEIERGDGITFRSKVEAYPANKPAAVENAREVFEAL; the protein is encoded by the coding sequence ATGGCCTCCGTCCCGCTGCACTACGTCGACCTGCGAGCGTTCTGTTACGTCACCGAGGACGAGGAGCGCGTCGAGTCTGCGCTACGCGCCTTGCTCCCCGAGGAGTTCGAGATCGAACGCGCGACCTCGGAGGGCCACCACGGCGACCGGATCGTCGTCCTCTCGGCGCGGGTCGAACGCGCCGACGAGATCCGCCACGTCCTCGACAGGCTGGGCGAACTCGACGATATCGACGCAGTGGTCTCCGAACTCGACGAGCGGGTCGACGACAACTGCGCCTTCTACCTGACGCTGGACAAGCAGGCGGCCTTTTCCGACGAGATCGAGCGCGGCGACGGCATCACCTTCCGCTCGAAGGTCGAGGCTTACCCGGCCAACAAGCCCGCGGCCGTCGAGAACGCCCGCGAGGTCTTCGAGGCGCTCTGA
- a CDS encoding DUF1918 domain-containing protein, giving the protein MAFEEDDHVILRDEHSEYDGEEGEITQVVETMFGDENYTVSFEDGQEAGVSEDQLEAAEE; this is encoded by the coding sequence ATGGCATTCGAAGAGGACGACCACGTCATCCTCCGCGACGAGCACAGCGAGTACGACGGCGAAGAAGGCGAGATCACGCAGGTCGTCGAGACGATGTTCGGCGACGAGAACTACACCGTCTCCTTCGAGGACGGGCAGGAAGCCGGCGTCTCCGAGGACCAGCTCGAAGCCGCCGAGGAGTAA